The genomic DNA GTGCCCTGGGGCGTGCGCTCGGCCGCCCGGCGCGGCTGTTGCCGGTGCCCCCGGCCTTGCTCCAGCGCGCCGCCAATCTGCTCGGCCGGCACGACCTGGCCCAGCGTTTGCTCGGGTCGTTGCAGGTGGACATTGCCAAGAATCAGCAGCTGCTGGGCTGGCGCCCCCCGTTTACCTTGCAGCAGGGGCTTGACGCCACCGCCCGCTCTTTTCTGGAAACCCACCGCCCATGATCTGGCTGATTATCGCTGCTGGTCTCATTTCCCTAGCCCTGACCGCAGGGCTTCGGCGTTACGCGCTGGCGCGCAGCTTGCTGGACATCCCCAATGCGCGCAGTTCGCACACCTTGCCCACGCCACGCGGTGGCGGCCTGGCGTTCGTCATCACATTCCTGGCCGCCCTGCTGGTGCTGGGGTGGAGCGGGGTGGTCGCAGTCGGGTTGCTGGTCGGCCTGCTCGGGGCCGGGGGGCTGGTTGCGCTGATCGGCTTCATGGATGACCACGGGCACATCGCCGCACGCTGGCGCTTGCTCGGCCACTTTGTGGCGGCCGCCTGGGGGTTGTACTGGTTGGGGGGCATGCCTGCCATCACGCTGTTCGGCCTGCCGCTGGGCATTGCCTGGCTAGGCGCCATCCTCGCCGCGTTGTACCTGGTCTGGTTGCTGAACCTCTACAACTTCATGGATGGCATCGACGGTATTGCCAGTATCGAGGCCATTTGCGTGTGCCTGGGCGGTTGCCTGCTCTACGCGATTACCGGCAACCCACAGGCGATTGCCTTGCCGTTGCTGCTGGCAGCGACGGTGGCGGGTTTCCTGGCCTGGAACTTCCCCCCGGCGCGCATATTCATGGGCGATGCCGGCAGTGGTTTCCTGGGTATCGTGCTGGGCCTGCTGGCATTGCAGGCAGCCTGGATAAACCCGCTATTATTCTGGGGGTGGTTAATACTTATGGGTGTGTTCGTGGTGGATGCCACGTTCACATTGGGGCGGCGCCTGTTGCGGGGCGAAAAAGTCTATGAAGCCCATCGCAGCCATGCCTACCAGTATGCGTCGCGGCAATACGGCAGCCATCTGCCCGTCAGCCTGGCGGTGGCGGCCATCAATATCGGCTGGTTGCTGCCCGTGGCTGCAGCCGTGCTGCTGTTCAAGCTTGATGGCGCGACGGGAACCTTGATTGCCTACGCGCCTCTTACACTGCTGGCGATCAAGTATCGCGCAGGCAAACGCGAATAACATGGCCAGAATGGACTGGGGCATATGTGGCTTAGGAGAACCGGATGAGTGACGCGAACAAAGACAGGGTGCGCCAGTACCTGGTGAACCTGTCCCGGCGTCAGAAGCGCCTGATACAGGTGTGCACCGACGTCGTGCTTATCTGGTTTGCACTGTGGCTGTCGTTCATCGTGCGCCTGGGCATCGATGAAATGTACAACCCCATCATCGAACACACCTGGCTGTTCCTGGCTGCGCCGGTCGTGGCCATTCCGCTGTTCATCCGCTTTGGCATGTACCGCGCGGTGATGCGCTACTTCGGCAATGACGCGCTGGTTGCCATCATCAAGGCGGTCACCTTGTCCTCCTTGATACTGGCTGTGGTGGTCTATTGGTACAGCAACCATCAGGTCATCGTGCCGCGTTCGATCATTTTCAATTACTGGTGGCTGAGCCTGGTCATCATGGGCGGCTTGCGCCTGATCATGCGCCAGTATTTTCTGGGCGACTGGTTCAGCGGTGCTCATCAAATCCCTTTTACCAACCGCGATGATGGCCAGGTCAAAGTTGCCATTTACGGCGCAGGCACGGCCGGCAACCAGTTGCTGGCGGCATTGCGCATGGGGCGTGTGATGCGCCCCGTGGCCTTCATTGACGATGACGGCGACCTGGCCAACCGGGTCATTTCCGGCCTGCAGGTGTACAAGCCCAAGCACCTTGAACAGATGATCAAAGAAACCGGCGCCCAGGAAATCCTCCTGGCGCTGCCAACCGCTTCACGTGCGCGGCGCAAAGAGATCCTTGCCTTCCTCGAACCGTACCCGTTGCATGTGCGCAGTGTGCCGGCGTTTGCCGACCTGGCCAGTGGCCGGGTAAAGGTCGATGACATCCAGGATGTCGACATTGCCGACTTGCTGGGCCGCGACCCGGTGCCGGCGCAGGATGAACTGCTTTGGCGCTGCAACAAGAAGCGTACCGTGCTGGTGACCGGCGCGGGCGGCTCGATCGGCTCCGAGCTGTGCCGGCAGATCATCGGGCTGGAGCCCAAGACCCTGCTGCTGTTCGACCACAGTGAATTCAACCTGTACAGCATCCTCACCGAGCTTGAGCAGCGCATTACGCGCGAGTCGCTGGCGGTGCAGTTGTTGCCGATTCTGGGTTCGGTGCGTAACCAGCAGCACCTGGCCGATGTGATGAGCACCTGGCGGGTGGACACCGTGTATCACGCGGCGGCCTACAAGCACGTGCCAATGGTCGAGCACAACGTGGCCGAAGGCATCCTCAACAATGTGTTCGGCACGCTGTGCACGGCGCAGGCCGCGCTGCAGACGGGGGTGGCCAACTTTGTGCTGATCTCCACCGACAAGGCCGTACGCCCGACCAACGTGATGGGCAGCTCCAAGCGGTTGTCCGAGTTGATCCTGCAGGCGCTGAGCCGCGAAGCGGCGCCGGTGATGTATGGCGACAGCAGCAAGATTTCCCGGGTGAATAAAACCCGCTTCACCATGGTGCGCTTTGGCAATGTGCTGGGCTCTTCCGGTTCTGTGATTCCGTTGTTCCATCAGCAGATCAAAGCCGGTGGCCCGCTGACGGTGACCCACCCCAAGATCACCCGCTATTTCATGACCATCCCCGAGGCTGCGCAGCTGGTGGTGCAGGCGGGGGCCATGGGGCAGGGCGGCGATGTGTTCGTGCTGGACATGGGCGAGCCGGTAAAAATCGTCGAGCTGGCAGAAAAGATGGTCCACCTGTCGGGCTTCAGTGTGCGCAGCCCGGATAACCCGCACGGTGACATTGCCATCGAGTTCAGCGGGCTACGGCCCGGCGAGAAGCTTTATGAAGAGTTGCTGATTGGCGATGACGTCTCCCCAACGGCGCACCCGATGATCATGGCGGCCAACGAAGACTTCATCGCCTGGGACGTATTGCGCGAGCGCTTGGCCATGCTGTTCAAGGCCGTGGCCGAAGATGACTTCACCCGCGTGCGGCAACTGCTGCGCGAACTGGTCAGCGGCTACTCGCCAGAGGGTGACATTGTCGACTGGGTTTACCAGCAGCAGCGTCGGGACCGCTAGCCCTGGCCTTGCTCTTTCAACGCGCTGGGCGCCTTCCTACAGCTGACGCCATTGTGTGCTGTCAGCTGTTGAATTTGGTAACCAATCGGTTGATCAGCGTGCTTTCTCAGTGGCCTTCGAGCCGTTAGTTTTACCGGGCAGCCAAGGAAACGCTGCCTCGTAAACTTTCTCGAAGGAGTGTCCGCAATGCGTAATACCGTTCTTTCCTACCTGTTCCTGCCACTGTTCGCTGGTCTTTCCATGGCGGCAAGCGCCGCGCCGGCGGCCAACGTAATGATGGCCGAGCCGGCACCTGTGGTGGCTCAAGCGGCGGCCGCGGCTGGCCGGCTGAACTTGAACCGTGCAGATGCAATCACCTTGCAGCAGGGGCTCAACGGCATCGGCAAGGCCAAGGCTGAAGCGATCGTCGCCTACCGGGATGC from Pseudomonas putida includes the following:
- a CDS encoding MraY family glycosyltransferase, which codes for MIWLIIAAGLISLALTAGLRRYALARSLLDIPNARSSHTLPTPRGGGLAFVITFLAALLVLGWSGVVAVGLLVGLLGAGGLVALIGFMDDHGHIAARWRLLGHFVAAAWGLYWLGGMPAITLFGLPLGIAWLGAILAALYLVWLLNLYNFMDGIDGIASIEAICVCLGGCLLYAITGNPQAIALPLLLAATVAGFLAWNFPPARIFMGDAGSGFLGIVLGLLALQAAWINPLLFWGWLILMGVFVVDATFTLGRRLLRGEKVYEAHRSHAYQYASRQYGSHLPVSLAVAAINIGWLLPVAAAVLLFKLDGATGTLIAYAPLTLLAIKYRAGKRE
- a CDS encoding ComEA family DNA-binding protein, with product MRNTVLSYLFLPLFAGLSMAASAAPAANVMMAEPAPVVAQAAAAAGRLNLNRADAITLQQGLNGIGKAKAEAIVAYRDAHGPFASVDELLEIKGIGNALLERNRDKLTVE
- a CDS encoding polysaccharide biosynthesis protein — translated: MSDANKDRVRQYLVNLSRRQKRLIQVCTDVVLIWFALWLSFIVRLGIDEMYNPIIEHTWLFLAAPVVAIPLFIRFGMYRAVMRYFGNDALVAIIKAVTLSSLILAVVVYWYSNHQVIVPRSIIFNYWWLSLVIMGGLRLIMRQYFLGDWFSGAHQIPFTNRDDGQVKVAIYGAGTAGNQLLAALRMGRVMRPVAFIDDDGDLANRVISGLQVYKPKHLEQMIKETGAQEILLALPTASRARRKEILAFLEPYPLHVRSVPAFADLASGRVKVDDIQDVDIADLLGRDPVPAQDELLWRCNKKRTVLVTGAGGSIGSELCRQIIGLEPKTLLLFDHSEFNLYSILTELEQRITRESLAVQLLPILGSVRNQQHLADVMSTWRVDTVYHAAAYKHVPMVEHNVAEGILNNVFGTLCTAQAALQTGVANFVLISTDKAVRPTNVMGSSKRLSELILQALSREAAPVMYGDSSKISRVNKTRFTMVRFGNVLGSSGSVIPLFHQQIKAGGPLTVTHPKITRYFMTIPEAAQLVVQAGAMGQGGDVFVLDMGEPVKIVELAEKMVHLSGFSVRSPDNPHGDIAIEFSGLRPGEKLYEELLIGDDVSPTAHPMIMAANEDFIAWDVLRERLAMLFKAVAEDDFTRVRQLLRELVSGYSPEGDIVDWVYQQQRRDR